In a single window of the Desulfobotulus pelophilus genome:
- a CDS encoding HamA C-terminal domain-containing protein, producing the protein MVLDDPLELLSDTIRDSGKVTDVHLKILKDFIPVSDCNTKVHCYRLPIDANGRVRFKPLAEFLKDRIVDYAIPRNRIDAAKEELNRTGSTAALIKLQREARALFTSLSKSGEGGELLVFAFAEAVFGLSQIICKMSLKTSSEMHYHGADGVYAEGVDAGILKVYWGESKLYADASTAVRNCLDSLAPFLNEPDAEGAARSRDVFLINEFADFEDPKLTEGLKRYFNLDDEKSLSLKHCGIALVGFDSDAYLDDGLNNDEAALEKKLMEQIPAWLKQIKNRVGQEGIEQYDIHFICVPMKAVEGFRSYFLGLLES; encoded by the coding sequence ATGGTTTTAGATGATCCCTTAGAGCTTCTGAGTGATACAATTCGCGATAGCGGAAAAGTCACAGATGTTCACTTGAAAATTCTCAAAGACTTCATTCCTGTTTCTGATTGCAATACAAAAGTTCATTGTTATCGGCTACCAATTGATGCAAATGGTCGCGTTCGATTTAAACCTTTAGCAGAATTTCTAAAGGACAGAATAGTCGACTACGCAATACCGCGTAATAGAATTGATGCTGCCAAGGAGGAATTAAATAGAACAGGTTCAACGGCAGCATTGATCAAACTACAGCGTGAAGCAAGAGCGTTATTTACGTCACTTAGCAAAAGCGGTGAAGGTGGCGAATTGCTAGTATTTGCTTTTGCCGAAGCAGTTTTTGGTTTGTCACAGATAATTTGTAAGATGAGCCTCAAGACTTCGTCTGAGATGCATTATCATGGGGCGGACGGTGTTTATGCGGAGGGCGTGGACGCGGGTATTTTAAAAGTATATTGGGGAGAGTCGAAGCTTTATGCTGATGCATCGACAGCTGTTAGAAACTGTTTAGATTCATTAGCTCCATTTTTAAATGAGCCAGATGCTGAGGGTGCAGCTCGTTCCCGCGATGTGTTTTTGATTAATGAATTTGCAGATTTTGAAGACCCTAAACTGACTGAGGGGTTAAAGCGATATTTCAATTTAGATGATGAAAAGTCCCTATCTCTAAAACATTGTGGTATTGCTCTAGTCGGATTTGATAGTGATGCTTATCTTGATGATGGCTTGAACAACGATGAGGCTGCGTTGGAAAAGAAACTAATGGAGCAAATACCAGCTTGGCTTAAGCAAATAAAGAACCGTGTTGGTCAGGAAGGTATAGAGCAATATGATATTCACTTTATTTGCGTGCCTATGAAGGCTGTAGAAGGGTTTCGTAGTTATTTTCTAGGGTTGTTGGAGAGTTGA